The Streptomyces cyanogenus DNA segment CAAGAGCGAGCGGATCGTCGCCACCGCCGAGGGCAACGGCCCGGTCAACGCCCTGGACCGCGCCCTGCGCGTGGCGCTGGAGAAGATCTACCCGCAGCTGGCCAAGCTGGACCTGGTCGACTACAAGGTCCGCATCCTGGAGGGCAAGCACGGCACGTCCTCCACCACCCGGGTGCTGATCTCCACCTCGGACGGCTCCGGCGAGTGGTCCACGGTCGGCGTCGCCGAGAACGTGATCGCCGCGTCCTGGCAGGCCCTGGAGGACGCCTACACCTACGGCCTGCTCCGCGCGGGCGTGGAACCGGCTCAGTAGCTCCGCCGGTCCGGCCGGGGCGCCCGCCGGTTGCCCCGCGAGGCGCTCAGGGCGCCCGCCAGATGTTGTCGAAGGCGACGTTCTCGATGCGGCGGCGTTCGCGGACGGCCTCCAGTTCGGTCACCGCGTCGCCGACCGCGACCAGGACGGTGACGACGGCCTCGTCCTCGGGCTCCGGGCCGGCCGGGCGGTCGTCCTGGATGCCCAGGGTGGCCGCGAGGCCGGTGAGGACGGGGTCACGGGACTCCCAGCGGTCGGTCGCGTGGCGCCGGGCGGCGGTGTCGGCCGGGACGTCGTCCCGGCCGCGGCCCGGCAGCCAGTGCCGGCGCCTGCCGGTGACCTGCCCGTCGGCCTCCAGGGTGTCCCGGTAGGCCACGGCCAGCCCCTCACCCCGCCGCCACAGCCAGTCCTCGACCGTCTCGTACGGCTCCTGCCGCACGAGGGCCGCCCCTGCCTCGTCCAGCATCCGGTCACCCGTGGTCAGCACCGGCCCGGGCACGATGCGCTCGCCGTCCAGGGTGAGCGCCCGGGCGCCGAGCAGGTCGATCAGCTCGGCGCCGGCGAGCGCCAGGGCCAGGTCGCCCTGCTCGACGGGGTGCTCACCGGGCACGTCCAGACTGACGAGGAACAGATCCTGCGGTGTGGTCATACCCCCACCATGGTCCGGCGGCGGCCGATCCGCACCACGCCACACCGCCCTCGCTCAGCACGCCTCCGCGGCGAGCCTCTCGAACGCGCGCAGGGTCATCACCCGGCCGTCCGCCCACACCTGCCCGGGTCCGAGCCGGCCGATCTGCTCGCCGGTGAACTCCACGACCGCGTTGTAGGAGTCGCCGGTGACGTAGTGCCCGAACCCGAGTTCGTAGTGGTGCCGGGGCAGCAGCTCCTGCTTCCCCCGGTGCCGGGCCCGCCAGTGAGCGGGCGGGTCGAACAGGGGGAACTCGGCGTCGCCGTGCAGCCCCTCCTTCTTCGTGTCCCACCCCGTGGTGACGGGTCCTTCCCCGCCGCCGCGGGCCCGCCCGTCCAGGTGCGGGCCCTGATAGCCGTCGTCACCGCACGGCCGGAACACCGCGTACGGCACCCCGTCCGCCCCGGACCGCACCCCCGCGAGCGGCAGGTCGACGGCGGTGCAGCCACTCAGCAGCAGCATCCCGCCGACGATCCCCGCCGCCACGGCCCCCGTGTGTCGCATGTCCCGCCCTACCGCCTCACCGCAGTGACCACTTCTGGTTGGCGGCCCCCGTGCACGTCCAGATCTGGGCCCGGGCCCCGTTCGCCGACGAGTTGTCCGTGACGTCGAGGCACTTGTCCGCCGCGGTGTTCACCACATCACCCGTGGCCGCGTCGTACGACCACCGTTGGGCACCGGTTCCGTTGCAGTCGTACAACTGCACCTTGGCCCCGTCCGCCGTCGAACCGGACGTCACGTCCAGGCACTTGCCGAGCGCCCGGACGGACCCGTCGGCCTGGACGGTCCACTGCTGGGCCGTGCTGCCGTTGCAGTCGTAGAGCTGCACCGCCGTACCGTTGGCGCTCGAACCGCCCGCCACGTCCAGGCACTTGCCGGCCAGGCCCACGAGGGCACCGGTCCTGCCGCCACCGCCGGACTGGGTGCCGGACCAGGTGAAGGTGGCCGAGGTCTTGCCCGGCAGGGAGTAAGTGGCGTGCTGGGAGCCCCAGTTGATGGTGACGGTCCGGGCCGACGAGGAGTCGTTGTAGGCGATCAGCGCCTTGCCGCCGTCCGGGTTGCGCCAGGCCACGTTCGGTACCGCGGTGGAGGCGGTGGAGGCGATCCGCTGGGCGCCGGGGCGGACGAACTTGGTCAGGTGGCCCATGTCGTAGTACTCGACGGTGTAGTCGACGGTCCCGCTCGCGCCGTCGCCGTTGTGCACGGTGATCAGACCGGTGCAGGTGCCGCAGCCGCCGTTGTGCGGGCCCATGTTCTGGTCCACGGCCAGCGACCACTTGGTCACCGACTTCGCCCAGTTGCGGGTGTAGTTGATGATGTCGCCCATGTCCTCGCGCTGCTGGTGGGCGATCCAGGTGCCGCCGGAGTGCTCGGTGCCGAAGGCGTCCAGCGCGGGGTACTGGTTGTGCACGGTCGTCTGCTTGGCGATGTCACCGCCGTAGCCGTGCCAGGCGATGCCGCCGAAGTTGGGGTGGCTGCGCACGGCCGGGTCGTCCACGGTCTGGGCGGCGTAGGAGTCGTAGACGTCCCAGTTCCAGTCGTGCGCCAGCACCTTGGTGCCCAGCCCGGCCGCCTGGAGCCTGGGCAGCAGCTCGCTTTTGGTGAAGTACGCGAGACCGCTCGCGTTCCAGCTCATCGACGGGTAGCCGGAACAGCAGGTCGGCTCGTTCTGCGCGGTGACGTAACGGACGTCGATCCCCTGGTCCTTGTAGGCCTGGAGGTACTTCACGAAGTAGGAGGCGTACGCCCCGTAGTCC contains these protein-coding regions:
- a CDS encoding GPP34 family phosphoprotein produces the protein MTTPQDLFLVSLDVPGEHPVEQGDLALALAGAELIDLLGARALTLDGERIVPGPVLTTGDRMLDEAGAALVRQEPYETVEDWLWRRGEGLAVAYRDTLEADGQVTGRRRHWLPGRGRDDVPADTAARRHATDRWESRDPVLTGLAATLGIQDDRPAGPEPEDEAVVTVLVAVGDAVTELEAVRERRRIENVAFDNIWRAP
- a CDS encoding ricin-type beta-trefoil lectin domain protein, whose amino-acid sequence is MRRTPRAVRLLLAGLLSAAGVSVAVPPAHAAGEQVTAWLTTTDDSAGRHVVRGLQPQAPFAFQSGTGGSGENITVDENTRYQTFTGGGASFTDTAAWLMNSSGALSPATRDATLRKLFSPTDGIGLSFLRNPMGASDLARYGYTYDDVPAGQTDPSLAKFSIAHDLADVVPLTRQALRLNPELTVMASPWTAPAWMKDSGSLNGGWLKAEDYGAYASYFVKYLQAYKDQGIDVRYVTAQNEPTCCSGYPSMSWNASGLAYFTKSELLPRLQAAGLGTKVLAHDWNWDVYDSYAAQTVDDPAVRSHPNFGGIAWHGYGGDIAKQTTVHNQYPALDAFGTEHSGGTWIAHQQREDMGDIINYTRNWAKSVTKWSLAVDQNMGPHNGGCGTCTGLITVHNGDGASGTVDYTVEYYDMGHLTKFVRPGAQRIASTASTAVPNVAWRNPDGGKALIAYNDSSSARTVTINWGSQHATYSLPGKTSATFTWSGTQSGGGGRTGALVGLAGKCLDVAGGSSANGTAVQLYDCNGSTAQQWTVQADGSVRALGKCLDVTSGSTADGAKVQLYDCNGTGAQRWSYDAATGDVVNTAADKCLDVTDNSSANGARAQIWTCTGAANQKWSLR